In Nocardia asteroides, the following proteins share a genomic window:
- a CDS encoding ubiquitin-like domain-containing protein: MRVQHHADRVLPSRVRHAVATALTAAALLVPVAGLSGVATAQPGPGLPPVPGAPAAPGAPAPDVAAPDAAPAAPAAPAAPGGAPGLPGAPIAETATLNITGPDGTTIQVSIDLAGTVDELKAEVATETGIPVESQRLLTETDVELQDGAPLSEYSLRDGDTLSVSQL, translated from the coding sequence ATGAGAGTTCAGCACCACGCAGATCGTGTTCTCCCCTCCCGGGTGCGCCACGCCGTCGCGACGGCACTCACGGCGGCGGCCCTGCTCGTGCCCGTCGCCGGGCTGTCCGGCGTCGCGACGGCCCAGCCCGGTCCCGGGCTGCCGCCGGTGCCCGGTGCCCCCGCGGCACCCGGCGCTCCCGCACCGGACGTCGCGGCACCGGATGCCGCACCCGCGGCACCGGCGGCTCCGGCGGCTCCCGGCGGGGCGCCCGGCCTGCCCGGCGCCCCGATCGCCGAGACGGCCACCCTGAACATCACCGGACCCGACGGCACGACCATCCAGGTCAGCATCGATCTGGCCGGAACGGTCGACGAACTGAAGGCAGAGGTCGCCACCGAGACCGGCATCCCGGTCGAGAGCCAGCGCCTGCTCACCGAGACCGACGTCGAACTCCAGGACGGCGCGCCGCTGAGCGAGTACAGCTTGCGCGACGGCGACACCCTCTCGGTCTCCCAGCTCTGA